Below is a genomic region from Microbacterium sp. LWO12-1.2.
CCACGTACCTCCGTGACCTGCCCTACCGCCCTGTCGGCTCGGCGATCCGGCTCGTGCACAGCGGCAACCCTTTCCACGAGCGCAGCCTCGGCGAGATCATGCGCGCCGTCGCCGCCTCGCCGGTGGAGGTCACTTTCGACCTCTACTTGACGTGGCACCCCGAGAAGGAGCGTGCGGAGTTCGTGGCCCTCGCCGAAGAACTCGGGCCGCGAATCACCGTGCACGATCCTGTGTCGCAATCGGTTCTCATCGAGACCCTCAATGAGTACGACATGGGAATCCACATCCTGCAGCCCGTGAGCACGAACAACGTGATGGCGCTGCCGAACAAGTTCTTCGACTACGTCCAGGCGAGGCTCGGGATCATCGTCGGGCCGTCGATCGAGATGGCGCGGATCGTCCGGGAGCACGGGATCGGAGTGGTGACGGAGGACTTCGATCCGGTGTCGATAGCGGCGGCGATCGACGCACTCACCCCTGAGGTCGTCGACGGCTTCAAGCAGGCGGCGATGCGCGCGGCCGACCCACTCTCGTCCGAGCGTCAGGTGGAGGTGTGGGCGAAGGCCGTGGAGGAGATCGTCTCCTCGTCGGACGGTCGTGCCTGACATCGCCGCGCGCGCCTATCGGTTCGCGCAGAGGGTCGTCCCCGACGCGGTCGCAGGATACGTGCTCCCTGGGCACGTCCGCCAGTTCCAGCAGACGGGGGTGACCGCAGTGGGCGATGCCCGGCGCCGTCTGCTGATCGCGCCGGTGAACTCCGCCGGTCAGGGGTACGCGTGGGCGCGTGCGTCTGAGAGGCTGAGCGATGTCGCCGCGGCGAGTGCGATGTTCCGCGGTGGCGATGACGTCTTCGGATTCACGGCCGATCATCTGATCCCCGCGACGGCGCTGATCGGCAATGACCGCTGGCGCCGTGCGCAGCGCCGGGGGATACTCCGCGGCTTCACTCACGTGCTGATCGAGTCCGGCCGACATCTCTTCGAAATCGACGGCGACCCGATCGCTCTGGTGCGCGAGCTGCAGGCGGCGGGCATCCGCGTGGCGTTCGTCTGGCACGGCAGCGACATCCGGCTCCCGAGCGCGCACGCAGCGCGGGAGGTCGACTCGCCATTTCACGGCGATGCATATCCCGGGACATCCGTGCTTGAGGAGATCGCGGCTTCGCACGCGCGTCTCGCGGAGAGCGCCGGGATCCCGGTGTTCGTCTCCACCCCTGATCTTCTGTCGTACGCTCCCGGCGCGACGTGGCTCCCTGTCGTCGTCGATCCGCGGCGATGGGCGGATGCGGCGTCTCGCCCCGTACTGACAGGTGATGGTCCGCTGCGCGTCGTACATGCACCATCCCGGGCCAGCCTGAAGGGCAGCCACGCGATCGCCGACACCATGCGGCGTCTGCACGATGAGGGCATCGTGGAGTACACCGAGCTCCACGGGATACCCGCGGAGCGGATGCCGGAGGTCGTCGGCAGCGCGGATGTGGTGCTCGACCAGTTCCTGGCCGGTGCCTACGGCGTCGCGGTGTGCGAGGCACTGGCGGCGGGACGGCTGGTCGTGAGCCACGTCGCCGACGACACAAGAGAAGCCGTGCGTCGGTTGAGCGGCAGGACGCTCCCCGTCGTGCAGTCGCGCGCATCCGAGCTCGAGGGGGTGCTGCGTGAGGTCGCGGCGGAGCGTGCGCGCTTCGCGGCGACGGCCGCAGAAGGGCCTGCGTTCGTCCGCGTCGTCCACGATGGCACCATGTCGGCTGAAGCGTTGCGGCCGTTCCTCGACTCCTGAATCCCATTCGCTGCATAGAGGAGAACCTGTGAAGATCATCAGCGTGGTAGGCGCGCGACCGCAGTTCGTCAAGCTCGCCCCGATCCACCACGCCGCGAAGGCGGCCGGTGTCGAGCACGTCATCGTGCACACCGGTCAGCACTATGATCCGATGCTCTCCGACGTGTTCTTCGACGACCTCGGGATCGGTGCTCCCGACGTGCATCTGGGGGTCGGAAGCGGGTCGCATGGCGTGCAGACGGGCGCGATGCTCTCAGCCCTCGATGCGGTGTTCGACGAGCACCGACCTGACTGGGTGCTCGTCTACGGCGACACGAACTCCACCGTTGCCGCAGCGCTGAGCGCCGTGAAGATGCACATCCCCGTCGCGCACCTCGAGGCGGGACTGCGCAGCTTCAACCGCCGGATGCCGGAGGAACACAACCGCGTGATGACAGACCACGCGGCCGATCTGCTCCTGGCTCCGACGCAGGTCGCCGTCGAGCACCTCGAGCGCGAGGGACTGGCCGAGCGGACAGTGCTTGTCGGCGACGTCATGACGGATGTGCTGTTCGACGTGCGTGATCGGGTCGCGGAAGCCAGTTCGGGACTCCTGGAGGAGTTCGGGTTGAGTGAAGGAGGTTACTACCTCGCGACCATCCACCGCGCTGAGAACACCGATGACCCCGCGCGGCTGCAGCAGGTGGTCAGCGCGCTGGCGGGGCTCGACAAGCCGGTGATCCTGCTCGCCCACCCGCGTGTCGTCGCCAAGGCTGCCGCACACGGGATCGACCTCACCCAGGGGGCGCTCATCTCGCGCTCGCCGCTGGCGTACCCCGAGCTGATCGCGGCCGCCGCGTCGAGTGCCGGAGTGGTCACCGACTCCGGAGGACTCCAGAAGGAGGCATTCCTCTTGCGGGTGCCGTGCACGACCGTGCGCACCGAGACGGAGTGGGTCGAGACGATCGATCTGGGGTGGAACGTGCTCGCGAACACGGCGGCGGAGATCTCGTCCGGGGTGACGCGGCCGCGTCCGCCGGCGACGGAGGACGCGCCATACGGCGACGGACAGGCCGCGGGGAGAGTGATCGCGGTCCTGACTGAACGGACCTGATCCTCTCGGCGGAGAGGGGCCCGTCTGGCCTAGATATACTGGCGATCATGCGCATTGCCGTCGTGGCCCTCGGAAAGATCGGGCTCCCCCTCGCACTCCAGTTCGCAGGCCAGGGCCACGAAGTGATCGGCGTCGATGTGAACGCCGGTCTCGTAGACCTCGTGAATCGTGGTGTGGAGCCGTTCCCCGGAGAAGCAGAGCTGCAGGAACGGCTGACGGCTGAGACCGTTGCGGGACGACTGCGCGCGACCACGGACTACGCCGAGGCGATTCCGTCCGCGGATGCGGTCGTGGTCGTGGTGCCGCTCTTCGTCAACGAGGAGACTGCCGAGCCGGAGTACGGCTGGATGGACCAGGCGACCGCATCGCTCGCAGCGCACCTTACACCGGGGACTCTCGTGTCGTACGAGACGACTCTCCCCGTCGGTGTCACTCGCGGTCGTTGGAAGCCCATGATCGAGCGGATTTCGGGTCTGACCGAAGGAGAGGATTTCCACGTCGTCTTCTCCCCGGAGCGTGTATTCTCCGGCCGTATCTTCGCGGACCTCCGCAAGTACCCGAAGCTGATCGGAGGCCTGTCCGCGGAGGGTGCTCGTCGTGCGACCGAGTTCTACGAGGCCGTGCTCGAGTTTGACGAGCGACCTGATCTCTCCCGTGCGAACGGCGTGTGGGACCTGGGCAGCGCGGAGGCCGCCGAGATGGCTAAGCTCGCCGAGACCACCTACCGTGACGTGAACATCGGTCTCGCTAATCAGTTCGCGCTCTTCGCGGGAGCGAATGGCATCGATGTGTACCAGGTGATCGAGGCCTGCAATTCTCAGGTCTTCAGCCACATCCATCGCCCCGGCATCGCCGTCGGCGGCCATTGCATCCCCGTGTACCCGAAGTTGTACCTCTCGACCGACCCTGATGCGAATATCGTCCGCACGGCACGGGAGTTCAACGAGTCGATGCCCGAGCGCCTGGTCGCCCAGGCGGCCGGCATGCTCGGAGACCTGTCGGGGCTGCAGGCCGTGGTGCTCGGTGCGGCATACCGTGGCGGTGTCAAGGAGACCGCATTCTCCGGTGTCTTCCCCACGGTCGCCGCTCTCGAGCAGCGCGGCGCTGTGGTGCGCGTGCACGATCCGCTCTACACCGATCAGGAGCTGCAGAGCCTCGGATTCGTGCCCTACTCCTTGGGGGAGGACGTCGATATCGCCATCGTCCAGACCGATCACGCGGGCTACCGTGAGCTTGCGCCCGCGCAGCTCCCCGGGATAAGGCTGCTCGTCGATGGTCGCGCTGCTACAGACGCGGACCGCTGGGCAGGCACTCCTCGTCTGGTGGTGGGCACCCCCGCCAGCGGATTGTGACGGCACGAACGGTCCGGCTCGGCTGAAGCTCACAGGTGATCGCCGATACGATTGGGGCTATGGATCTTCTCGTCGTCGGGTCGGGTTTCTTCGGCCTCACCATTGCTGAGCGCGCTGCAGAAGCGGGCCGCAAAGTCACCGTCATCGACCGCCGCCACCACATCGGCGGCAACGCTTACAGCGAGGCTGAGCCCGAGACGGGGATCGAGGTCCATCGTTACGGTGCGCACCTCTTCCACACCTCGAACGCGACCGTGTGGGAGTACGTGAACCGCTTCACGTCGTTCACGAACTACGTGCACCGCGTCTACACGACGCACAAGGGCACCGTGTTCCCGATGCCGGTGAACCTCGGCACGATCAACCAGTTCTTCCAGTCCGCCTACACGCCGGAGCAGGCGCGGGCGCTGGTCAAGGAGCAGGCGGGGGAGTTCGACGCGAAGACGGCGGCGAACTTCGAGGAGAAGGGCATCGCGCTCGTCGGTCGCCCGCTGTTCGAGGCGTTCTTCCGCGACTACACGGCCAAGCAGTGGCAGACCGACCCGCACAAGCTGTCGGGCGACATCATCAGCCGTCTTCCCGTGCGCTACACCTACGACAACCGCTACTTCAACGACACCTGGGAAGGTCTGCCGACCGACGGGTACACCGCGTGGATCGAGCGGATGGCGGATCACCCGAACATCGAGGTCAAGCTCGAGGTCGACTACTTCGACGAGTCGCAGCCGCTGAACCGGAAGGCCACCGTCGGACAGCTGCCCGTGGTCTACACCGGGCCCGTCGACCGCTACTTCGACTACACCGAAGGCGCGCTGAGCTGGCGCACGCTGGACTTCGAGCAGGAGGTGCTGAACGTCGGTGACTTCCAGGGCACCAGTGTCATGAACTACCCCGACATGGACGTGCCCTACACGCGCATCCACGAGTTCAAGCACTTCCACCCGGAGCGCAAGGACATCTACGAGTCCGACAAGACCGTGATCATGCGCGAGTTCTCCCGGTTCGCCACACGCGAGGACGAGCCGTACTATCCCGTGAACACGCCGACCGACCGCGACGGGCTGCTGGCCTACCGCGAGCTCGCGAAGGGCGAGAAGGACGTGCACTTCGGCGGCCGCCTCGGCACGTACCAGTACCTCGACATGCACATGGCCATCGGCTCGGCGCTGTCGCTCTGGAACAACACACTCTCGTAGACTCGACACTGTGAGTCACACTGCGGTCGGGGCACCGGGGACGCCCCGTAGATATCTGCATTCTCTGTGGCTTCTCTCCGCCCGCGACCTCAAGGTCCGCTACGCGACCAGCATGCTGGGCTACGTCTGGTCGGTGCTCGACCCGCTGGTGATGAGCCTGATCTACTGGTTCGTCTTCACGCAGGTGTTCCACCGGGACGTGGGCGAGGAGCCGTACATCGTGTTCCTCATCAGCGCCCTGCTGCCGTGGGTGTGGTTCAACTCGTCTGTGAGCGACTTCACGCGTGCCTTCAAGAAGGACGCGAGATTGGTGCGATCGACCGCGATCCCGCGCACGATCTGGGTGAACCGGATCGTGCTGAGCAAGGGGATCGAGTACCTGTTCTCGCTCCCCGTGCTCGTGCTGTTCATCGTGATCAGCCTGCTGATGGAGACGAATCCCGACAACGTCGTCCAGGTCGGCTGGGGGATCCTGTGGATGCCGGTGGCGATGCTGTTGCAGGCGATCCTGCTGGTCGGGCTGGGACTGCTCATCGCGCCGCTCTGTGTCATGTACGTCGACCTCGAGCGGACCACGGCGTTGATCCTGCGGGCGATGTTCTACGCGACCCCCATCATCTACAACGTCACGGACCTTCCCGGAATCGCCCAGACGCTCGGGGCTTTCAACCCCCTCGCCGGGATCTTCATGCTGTACCGGATGGCGTTCTTCCCCGACCAGTGGAATCTGTTCACGCTCGTGATCAGCGTCGTGATGAGCCTGGCGATCCTCGCGCTCGGAGTCTGGGCATTCCGCCGGCTCGAGCGTCCCGTGCTGAAGGAGCTGTGATGTCGGCGGCGATCGAAGTGCAGGGACTCGGCGTCCATTTCCGACGTAACAGACGAGGCAGTCGCAGCTTCAAGGACCTGTTCGGCGGAGCGTCGCGGAGGTCCCGGCCTGGCGAGTTCTGGGCGCTCCGAGACGTCTCCTTCACTGTGCAGTCGGGAGAGTCGATCGGCGTCGTCGGACGCAACGGGCAGGGCAAGTCCACGCTCCTCCGCCTCGTGGCCAAAGTGCTGCTGCCGGACGCGGGGACCGTCTCCGTCAACGGCGGGGTCGCGCCTCTGATCGAGATCACCGGCGGTTTCGTCGGAGATCTGACCGTCCGCGAGAACGTCCGTCTGACGGCCGGCCTGCACGGCATGTCTCGTGACGAGGTGTCGCGTCGATACGACAGCATCATCGAGTTCGCCGAACTCCACGGCTTCGAGGAGACGCCGTACAAGCACCTCTCCAACGGCATGAAGGTGCGTCTTGCGTTCTCGGTCGTGTCGCAGCTCGACGAGCCGATTCTCCTGGTCGACGAGGTGCTCGCTGTCGGTGACAAGGCCTTCCGGGAGAAGTGCTACACCCGCATAGACGAGTTGCTCGCCGAGGGGCGCACCCTGTTCTTCGTCAGCCACAACGAACGCGATCTCCGTCGCTTCTGCACGCGGGGACTGTATCTCGACAAGGGCGCTCTCGTGCTGGATGCACCGATCGCCGAGGTCCTCGACCGGTACAACGGCGACTACGCCGGCTGATCGGTCGGGCTCAGAGCCCGACCAGGGTCCGCAGGTCCTGCGCGGCCGCGCGGGCGGCGTCGACGGCCCCCGAGACGCCCGAGCCCGCGGAGACGGCTGAACGGAGGTCAGAGAGGCGCTGGCTGTAGATTTCGAGGTCATCCCGCCATGCCTCCGCGATCGACGCCGGCGCCTGCGCGTCCGACAACCGTTGCGCGTCCTGCTGCAGGCTGTCGACCACAGGAAGAGCATCCTGGCCGCTCGCACCGGCGACGATGTCCAGACCGCGCAGCGCATCGTTGAGCCATCCGCTCACCTGACCGCGGAACGCCTCGATGGTCGGATCGACGACCGGAGGCGGGGTCACGACCGGTGCCGACGTCTCCGTGGAGGTGGGTGTGGGTGTCGGCGTCGGTGTGGTGCTCGACGAGGGGGAGGGCGTCGGCGTCGAGCTGGTGCCCGGCTCGGGCGCGGTACCGCGGGGCAGCACGAAGAACAGCACCAGACCCACGATGACGACCGCAGCCACGATGAGACCGATGATCAGCCACATCCGCCCGCGGTGCCGCGGTGCCGGAGGGATGGGTGCCCAGCGGAGTTCGGGCTGCGGGTCGCTCACGATCATGCCTCCAGGGGTGCCATGGGCTGCCAGGTGCGGTCCCGACCGAGCTTGCCGCCTTCGCGGATGCCGCGGAACAGGTTGCTGGTCCCGCGCACCGTCCGCTCGACGAACACCAGGCGGATCAGCTCCTTGAAGAAGGTCGCCGTCGTGCCCAGGCCGAACAACACCGGGTTGTGGACGCCGTGTGCGCGGTAGTACTGCTTGATGAAAGCACGATTGCGCATGATGTAGAAGCGGTAGGCGTTGCTCGATGCGTTCATGTGGCGCACGCCCATGTCCCACTGCTTGATCTCGCGGGTGCGGCGGAGGACGAACTCGTCCACGATGACGGCGGTCGTCCTTCGCGAGGCCAGCCAGCCGTACATCTGGTCATCCCAGTAGATGAAGAACCGCGGGTCGGGTAGACCGATCTGCTGCACGATCGAGCGGTGGATGAACATGCCCTCGAAGCACCCGCTGTTCATCTCCTTGTACCCGGACTCATCGAAACCGGCCGGGGCGAAGGGAATCGGGATACCCATGCGCTCGGCGATGCGGTACTGCCAGTAGAACTCACTGCCGTCGTAGTCGTAGCGCCGTCCTTGGATGCTCTTGAAGCGGGGGGCCCACTTGCCCATCCTGGCCAGACCGTCGGGGAGCACTTCGACGTCGTCGTCCATCATCCAGATCCACTCGGATCCGAGCTCGTACGCGGTGCGCATGCCTTCGCTGAATCCTCCGGAGCCACCGGTGTTCGTCTCGAGACGTCGATAGACGATCTCGGTGCCGAGTCGCTCCCGGAAGGACTCTACGACCTCTGTGGTGTCGTCCGCCGAGGCGTTGTCGATGATCACGACACGGCCAGGTTTCGGGTCCATGTCCGTGATGCTCGTCAGCAGTCCGGTGAGCAGATGCGAGCGGTTGAAGGTGACGATCACGATCGTCGCCGCGGTCGGATCGAATGCAGCGGGTGCCGCGGTCATGCCTTCTCCTCGAAGATCTGCTGCCAAGACTGGGGGGAGACGAGCTCGGGAAGCGCGTCACGGTACTGCCTCTGGAGTTCTGGCCAGCGGCGGCGGAGCTCGCCATGTAGTCGGATCGACTCTCGCAGCATCTGCCGATACTTGCGGCGGTCGCGGGTGTAGATGTTCTTCCCGGAGCCGTCCGCGGCGCTCACCAGAGCGCTGTCGAACGCAGGAACTCGCCACCAGTGCGCGTCTTCCTTGCCGAACTCGACCTCGGGCTGGGTGACGTTTTCCGGACGAGGTTCATGTAGCCAGTGCGAGAGCAGGGTCGACAGCGTGAATCGGCGCAACGCGAATCCGGTGGGGGTGTCCAGCTCGTTCGGAGTCATCTGCTTGTACACCTGGCGTCCGCGGCGCGAATGCAGCACGGCGGACGGGTCGCGATGCACCACGGTTTCGGGGAAATCCGCGGCGAGGGCACGGGCGGCGGGCATCGCGGTGCCGATATTCCTGCGCAGGTGCAGCGGGCCGGACAGCACGTCGCGCAGCGCCATGGCGCGCAGAGCCACGGGGTAGTACTGCATCATCATCAGGTGCTTGAGGTCGACCCGTCGACTGTGCGTCAGCAAGCGCCCGCCGCGCGGGGCGTTCGAGTGAAGAAGTCCGGCGACGATGCGATTGCGGGCATGGAAGTACGCCTGCCAGTCGATCGTGTCGTCCTTGTTGACCCAGGAGACGTGCCAAAGGGCGACGCCGGGCATCGATACCGTGGGGAATCCCGCTTCCCCGGCGCGCAGGCAGAACTCGGCGTCATCCCACTTGATGAATGCGGGCAGAGAGAGGCCGACCTCGCGGATCGCGGCAAGGGGGATCAGACACATCCACCACCCGTTGTAGTCGGCGTCCATGCGCATGTGCAGCAGCGTCGACTGCCGGAGGTTCGCGACGCCGAAGTCGTGCGGCATCTTCTCCTGGTAAAGGTTGCGCCACATGAACGGCGCCTCGTCGACGACCTCTGCCCATCCGTGCAGCTTGGGGCGGTCGAGCAGGTCGAACATGTGACCGCCGACGAGCACAGGTGTCGTGGCGTACTGCCCGAAGACGATCGAACGGCGCAGGGACTCCGGCTCCAGCCGGACGTCATCATCGAGCAACTGCACGAAGTCGCTCTCGGGACGCTGCAGGGTCTCGTGCATCGCGCGCGCGAACCCTCCAGAGCCTCCGAGGTTGGCCTGGCGGATCACCTGAAGGGTCTCGCCGAGGTCGGCGGCGACCTCGTCATAGCCGTCCTGGTCGGCGACGGTCTGGGTGCCCTGGTCGATCAGGAAGATGCGGTCGACAAACTCGAGCGCGTCCGGTGACGCCGCGAGCGCGCGCAGTGTCTCCACACAGTAGTCCGGCTTGTTGTAGGTCGTGATTCCGAGTGAGGCCTTGCCTGTGCGGGCGGGCTCCTGCTCAGTCGTCCACTCGGCGCCTTCGAGTACCGCATGCTTCTCGTCCGCGACTATGTCAAACCAGATCCAGCCGCCGTCGCTGTACTGGGTGAGCTCCAGGTCGAATGATGCCGAGGATTCGCCCGTGACCTCTCTCGTCGCGACGCGCTGGCGGATGCCGGAACCGTTCGACCGATATACGAGGATCGTCGCGGGACCCGTGGTGCGTACGGTGAGGCGGATTCGACGCACGCTGGTCCAGTGCTGCCAGTACGACGCTGGAAACGCGTTGAAGTAGGTGCCGAGCGACACGCGGCGACCCGCGATGATCCGAGCGCGATGCCGTCCCAGGATGTTGCCGAGGTGGGCACGATTGGACACGCGGACAGGTTCGCCCTCGATCACCGACCACGTCTCGGGGTCGGCATAAAGCGGCAGTAGAT
It encodes:
- a CDS encoding glycosyltransferase family 1 protein, with product MTPRQDIVTRVLDEVAHRTEWFRRMYFQSAGVVETTHLLRGRRFDAVIANDAETVGVACQLFGADRVHADLHEFFPDMGFEDSALGRRHQRYWSWMTKKLVSQAHSSTTVGGEIAKRYHEYGVHPGVVTNSTYLRDLPYRPVGSAIRLVHSGNPFHERSLGEIMRAVAASPVEVTFDLYLTWHPEKERAEFVALAEELGPRITVHDPVSQSVLIETLNEYDMGIHILQPVSTNNVMALPNKFFDYVQARLGIIVGPSIEMARIVREHGIGVVTEDFDPVSIAAAIDALTPEVVDGFKQAAMRAADPLSSERQVEVWAKAVEEIVSSSDGRA
- the wecB gene encoding non-hydrolyzing UDP-N-acetylglucosamine 2-epimerase, with amino-acid sequence MKIISVVGARPQFVKLAPIHHAAKAAGVEHVIVHTGQHYDPMLSDVFFDDLGIGAPDVHLGVGSGSHGVQTGAMLSALDAVFDEHRPDWVLVYGDTNSTVAAALSAVKMHIPVAHLEAGLRSFNRRMPEEHNRVMTDHAADLLLAPTQVAVEHLEREGLAERTVLVGDVMTDVLFDVRDRVAEASSGLLEEFGLSEGGYYLATIHRAENTDDPARLQQVVSALAGLDKPVILLAHPRVVAKAAAHGIDLTQGALISRSPLAYPELIAAAASSAGVVTDSGGLQKEAFLLRVPCTTVRTETEWVETIDLGWNVLANTAAEISSGVTRPRPPATEDAPYGDGQAAGRVIAVLTERT
- a CDS encoding nucleotide sugar dehydrogenase, giving the protein MRIAVVALGKIGLPLALQFAGQGHEVIGVDVNAGLVDLVNRGVEPFPGEAELQERLTAETVAGRLRATTDYAEAIPSADAVVVVVPLFVNEETAEPEYGWMDQATASLAAHLTPGTLVSYETTLPVGVTRGRWKPMIERISGLTEGEDFHVVFSPERVFSGRIFADLRKYPKLIGGLSAEGARRATEFYEAVLEFDERPDLSRANGVWDLGSAEAAEMAKLAETTYRDVNIGLANQFALFAGANGIDVYQVIEACNSQVFSHIHRPGIAVGGHCIPVYPKLYLSTDPDANIVRTAREFNESMPERLVAQAAGMLGDLSGLQAVVLGAAYRGGVKETAFSGVFPTVAALEQRGAVVRVHDPLYTDQELQSLGFVPYSLGEDVDIAIVQTDHAGYRELAPAQLPGIRLLVDGRAATDADRWAGTPRLVVGTPASGL
- the glf gene encoding UDP-galactopyranose mutase translates to MDLLVVGSGFFGLTIAERAAEAGRKVTVIDRRHHIGGNAYSEAEPETGIEVHRYGAHLFHTSNATVWEYVNRFTSFTNYVHRVYTTHKGTVFPMPVNLGTINQFFQSAYTPEQARALVKEQAGEFDAKTAANFEEKGIALVGRPLFEAFFRDYTAKQWQTDPHKLSGDIISRLPVRYTYDNRYFNDTWEGLPTDGYTAWIERMADHPNIEVKLEVDYFDESQPLNRKATVGQLPVVYTGPVDRYFDYTEGALSWRTLDFEQEVLNVGDFQGTSVMNYPDMDVPYTRIHEFKHFHPERKDIYESDKTVIMREFSRFATREDEPYYPVNTPTDRDGLLAYRELAKGEKDVHFGGRLGTYQYLDMHMAIGSALSLWNNTLS
- a CDS encoding ABC transporter permease gives rise to the protein MSHTAVGAPGTPRRYLHSLWLLSARDLKVRYATSMLGYVWSVLDPLVMSLIYWFVFTQVFHRDVGEEPYIVFLISALLPWVWFNSSVSDFTRAFKKDARLVRSTAIPRTIWVNRIVLSKGIEYLFSLPVLVLFIVISLLMETNPDNVVQVGWGILWMPVAMLLQAILLVGLGLLIAPLCVMYVDLERTTALILRAMFYATPIIYNVTDLPGIAQTLGAFNPLAGIFMLYRMAFFPDQWNLFTLVISVVMSLAILALGVWAFRRLERPVLKEL
- a CDS encoding ABC transporter ATP-binding protein, translated to MSAAIEVQGLGVHFRRNRRGSRSFKDLFGGASRRSRPGEFWALRDVSFTVQSGESIGVVGRNGQGKSTLLRLVAKVLLPDAGTVSVNGGVAPLIEITGGFVGDLTVRENVRLTAGLHGMSRDEVSRRYDSIIEFAELHGFEETPYKHLSNGMKVRLAFSVVSQLDEPILLVDEVLAVGDKAFREKCYTRIDELLAEGRTLFFVSHNERDLRRFCTRGLYLDKGALVLDAPIAEVLDRYNGDYAG
- a CDS encoding glycosyltransferase; the protein is MTAAPAAFDPTAATIVIVTFNRSHLLTGLLTSITDMDPKPGRVVIIDNASADDTTEVVESFRERLGTEIVYRRLETNTGGSGGFSEGMRTAYELGSEWIWMMDDDVEVLPDGLARMGKWAPRFKSIQGRRYDYDGSEFYWQYRIAERMGIPIPFAPAGFDESGYKEMNSGCFEGMFIHRSIVQQIGLPDPRFFIYWDDQMYGWLASRRTTAVIVDEFVLRRTREIKQWDMGVRHMNASSNAYRFYIMRNRAFIKQYYRAHGVHNPVLFGLGTTATFFKELIRLVFVERTVRGTSNLFRGIREGGKLGRDRTWQPMAPLEA
- a CDS encoding glycosyltransferase → MVHVLQNVVFPLDRDPDLLPLYADPETWSVIEGEPVRVSNRAHLGNILGRHRARIIAGRRVSLGTYFNAFPASYWQHWTSVRRIRLTVRTTGPATILVYRSNGSGIRQRVATREVTGESSASFDLELTQYSDGGWIWFDIVADEKHAVLEGAEWTTEQEPARTGKASLGITTYNKPDYCVETLRALAASPDALEFVDRIFLIDQGTQTVADQDGYDEVAADLGETLQVIRQANLGGSGGFARAMHETLQRPESDFVQLLDDDVRLEPESLRRSIVFGQYATTPVLVGGHMFDLLDRPKLHGWAEVVDEAPFMWRNLYQEKMPHDFGVANLRQSTLLHMRMDADYNGWWMCLIPLAAIREVGLSLPAFIKWDDAEFCLRAGEAGFPTVSMPGVALWHVSWVNKDDTIDWQAYFHARNRIVAGLLHSNAPRGGRLLTHSRRVDLKHLMMMQYYPVALRAMALRDVLSGPLHLRRNIGTAMPAARALAADFPETVVHRDPSAVLHSRRGRQVYKQMTPNELDTPTGFALRRFTLSTLLSHWLHEPRPENVTQPEVEFGKEDAHWWRVPAFDSALVSAADGSGKNIYTRDRRKYRQMLRESIRLHGELRRRWPELQRQYRDALPELVSPQSWQQIFEEKA